From Chryseobacterium gallinarum, one genomic window encodes:
- a CDS encoding CoA transferase subunit A: MIDKRVKNAKEAIEGIKDGMTLMLGGFGLCGIPENSINALVESNVKDLTCISNNAGVDDFGLGLLLHKRQIKKMISSYVGENAEFERQMLSGELEVELTPQGTLAEKCRAAQAGIPAFYTPAGYGTEVAEGKEVKEFKGKPHILEHAFDADFSIVKAWKGDYAGNLIFKGSARNFNHPMAGAGKITIAEVEELVEPGELDPNEIHIPGIMVQRIFQGEKFEKRIEQRTVRPKE; the protein is encoded by the coding sequence ATGATAGATAAAAGAGTAAAAAATGCGAAGGAAGCCATCGAAGGCATTAAAGATGGAATGACATTGATGCTTGGCGGGTTTGGACTTTGCGGTATTCCTGAAAATTCAATTAATGCTTTGGTAGAAAGCAACGTGAAAGATCTGACTTGCATTTCAAATAATGCGGGAGTGGATGATTTCGGCTTAGGATTGCTGCTTCATAAAAGACAAATTAAAAAAATGATTTCGTCATATGTGGGAGAAAATGCAGAATTTGAAAGACAAATGCTTTCAGGTGAACTGGAGGTGGAACTTACACCCCAGGGGACTTTAGCCGAAAAATGCAGAGCCGCACAGGCCGGGATTCCTGCTTTCTATACACCGGCAGGGTATGGAACTGAAGTTGCTGAAGGAAAAGAAGTGAAAGAGTTTAAAGGAAAACCTCATATTCTGGAACATGCTTTTGATGCTGATTTTTCTATCGTAAAAGCCTGGAAAGGAGATTATGCCGGAAACCTTATCTTTAAAGGATCTGCCAGGAATTTTAATCATCCTATGGCAGGAGCAGGGAAAATTACCATTGCCGAAGTAGAAGAGCTGGTAGAACCAGGAGAACTGGATCCTAACGAAATTCACATTCCGGGAATTATGGTCCAGAGAATTTTCCAGGGGGAAAAATTTGAAAAAAGAATTGAGCAGAGAACGGTTAGGCCTAAAGAATAA
- a CDS encoding ABC transporter ATP-binding protein — translation MKILFRYLKPYQWLIVISLLLATINQVFSLFAPAITGNILDQLVTRPHFFDKEKLLARNLHDYLYGNGVYHGAFYFLGLLIGTAMVSRIAKAFQDYVVSVITQKFGAKIFTDGLQHSMALPYQEFEDQRSGETLSILTKVREDSVKFITNFINIFFGILVSIIFVSVYAIRLHWSIMPVYICGVFLIAFITNLLSKRIKVIQKNIVTETTALAGSTTESLRNIEIVKSLGLTRQEVIRLNNNTYKILGLELRKVKSIRSLSFIQGTMVNFLQQMITLTLLLLIFKNIVTPGQYLSLMFYGFFIFGPMQEIGNIIISYREAQASLNNFDNLMRKKVEEKPAHPKQIGGIEELEFKHVSFKHQSAQYKALNNISFDVKNGETIAFVGPSGSGKSTLVKLLVGLYRPQEGNIFYNKVNGKEFDFDELRNQIGFVTQDTQLFAGTIKENLLFVNPKATEAELALALQKSSCTALLERAEKGIDTVIGEGGLKLSGGEKQRIAIARALLRKPHLLIFDEATSALDSITEEEITTTIKDISKEREQITVLIAHRLSTIMHADKIYVLERGQVIETGSHNDLISEKGLYYAMWRQQIGERKTLTPQT, via the coding sequence ATGAAAATACTTTTCAGATATCTTAAACCTTACCAGTGGCTGATTGTTATTTCTTTACTGCTGGCTACTATTAATCAGGTTTTTTCTTTATTTGCGCCGGCCATTACAGGGAATATTCTGGATCAGCTGGTTACTCGTCCTCATTTTTTTGACAAAGAGAAACTCTTAGCCAGGAATCTGCATGACTATTTATATGGGAACGGGGTTTACCATGGGGCTTTCTATTTTCTGGGATTGCTCATAGGAACAGCCATGGTCAGCAGGATTGCCAAAGCTTTCCAGGACTATGTGGTAAGTGTTATTACCCAAAAGTTCGGAGCAAAAATCTTTACAGACGGTTTGCAACATTCGATGGCCCTTCCCTATCAGGAATTTGAGGATCAGAGAAGTGGTGAAACCCTCTCCATTTTAACAAAAGTAAGGGAAGATTCCGTAAAATTCATCACCAATTTCATCAATATTTTCTTCGGAATCCTGGTGAGTATTATTTTCGTTTCCGTGTATGCGATCCGCTTGCATTGGTCGATCATGCCTGTATATATTTGCGGTGTTTTCCTGATTGCCTTTATCACCAATTTACTGAGCAAAAGGATAAAAGTTATTCAGAAAAATATTGTTACAGAAACCACTGCCTTAGCCGGAAGTACTACAGAGAGTTTAAGAAATATCGAGATTGTAAAAAGTCTGGGATTAACCAGGCAGGAGGTTATCCGTTTAAATAACAATACTTACAAAATCCTTGGTCTTGAGTTGAGAAAGGTTAAAAGTATCCGTTCTTTAAGTTTTATCCAGGGAACAATGGTTAATTTTCTTCAACAGATGATTACCCTTACCTTGTTATTATTAATCTTTAAAAATATTGTTACTCCCGGGCAGTACCTGTCTTTAATGTTTTACGGATTTTTCATTTTCGGGCCTATGCAGGAAATCGGGAATATTATTATTTCTTACCGTGAAGCTCAGGCATCTCTTAATAATTTTGATAATTTAATGCGAAAAAAGGTAGAAGAAAAGCCTGCTCACCCTAAACAAATCGGAGGTATTGAGGAATTGGAATTCAAACATGTCTCTTTTAAGCACCAATCAGCTCAATATAAAGCGCTGAACAATATTTCTTTTGATGTTAAAAATGGAGAAACAATAGCTTTTGTAGGTCCCAGCGGATCAGGGAAAAGCACACTGGTAAAGTTACTGGTAGGGCTTTACAGGCCTCAGGAAGGTAATATTTTTTACAATAAAGTGAATGGAAAAGAATTTGATTTTGATGAACTGAGGAATCAAATTGGTTTTGTTACCCAGGATACACAGCTGTTTGCAGGGACCATTAAAGAGAATCTTCTTTTTGTAAATCCGAAGGCTACAGAAGCGGAACTGGCTCTTGCTTTACAGAAATCCAGCTGTACTGCGCTCCTTGAAAGAGCTGAAAAAGGAATCGATACTGTTATCGGTGAGGGCGGCCTGAAGCTGAGTGGCGGGGAAAAGCAAAGAATTGCCATTGCAAGGGCACTGTTAAGAAAACCTCATCTATTGATTTTTGACGAAGCGACTTCTGCATTGGACAGTATCACTGAAGAGGAAATAACCACAACCATAAAAGACATTTCAAAAGAAAGAGAACAGATTACGGTTCTTATTGCCCACCGTTTAAGTACCATTATGCATGCTGATAAGATTTATGTTCTGGAACGCGGACAGGTCATAGAAACAGGTTCCCATAATGACCTGATTTCAGAGAAGGGATTATACTACGCTATGTGGCGACAACAGATCGGGGAAAGGAAAACGCTTACCCCGCAAACATAA
- a CDS encoding CoA transferase subunit B, with product MLTKEQIAKRISKELKDRYYVNLGIGIPTLVANYVPEGISVEFQSENGVLGMGPFPFEGEEDADIINAGKQTITILDGGSFFDSAFSFGMIRGQKVDLTILGAMEVSENGDIANWKIPGKMVKGMGGAMDLVASAENIIVAMMHVNKAGESKILKKCTLPLTGVNCVKKVVTELAVLDVTPAGFKLVERAPGVSVEDIVKATEADLIIEGEIPEMQF from the coding sequence ATGCTTACAAAAGAACAAATTGCCAAAAGAATTTCAAAAGAACTGAAAGATCGTTATTATGTAAACCTGGGAATAGGCATTCCTACCCTGGTTGCCAACTATGTTCCGGAAGGTATTTCCGTAGAATTCCAGAGTGAAAACGGGGTACTGGGAATGGGGCCTTTTCCTTTCGAAGGAGAAGAAGATGCGGATATCATCAATGCAGGAAAACAAACTATTACTATTTTAGATGGAGGCTCATTCTTTGATTCTGCTTTCAGTTTCGGGATGATCCGTGGCCAGAAAGTAGACCTTACCATCCTTGGAGCAATGGAAGTTTCGGAAAACGGAGATATCGCCAACTGGAAAATTCCGGGCAAAATGGTAAAAGGAATGGGAGGTGCTATGGACCTGGTGGCTTCTGCTGAAAATATTATCGTGGCGATGATGCACGTGAACAAAGCAGGAGAAAGTAAAATTCTGAAAAAATGTACCCTTCCTTTAACAGGAGTAAATTGTGTGAAAAAAGTCGTTACGGAATTAGCTGTATTAGATGTTACTCCTGCAGGGTTTAAACTGGTAGAAAGAGCTCCCGGAGTCTCTGTGGAAGATATCGTCAAAGCAACAGAAGCAGATCTGATCATTGAAGGAGAGATTCCTGAAATGCAGTTTTAA
- a CDS encoding DUF4197 domain-containing protein, which translates to MRKNILLAAGLLFSVSTQAQLLDMIKSTVKDKTGVDLNAPVKTKGTATPATTSPSGNVNTSSANLGNLTSSQISSGLKEALNIGVTDGVKKLAVTDGFFKNEAVKILMPEKLRKIDATLRSIGMGSLADEGVKLLNRAAEDAVTEAAPIFTNAITSMTITDAKNILLGSNNAATHYLQSKTQSQLFTAFQPKVKASLGKVGADTLWKNLISKYNTFTGQSVTTDLNEYVTTETINGVFKMVADKESGIRNTPAMRTTSILQKVFGAQDSK; encoded by the coding sequence ATGAGAAAAAACATTTTATTAGCAGCCGGATTATTATTTTCTGTATCTACACAGGCACAGCTTTTAGATATGATAAAATCTACAGTAAAAGATAAAACCGGAGTAGATCTTAATGCTCCCGTAAAAACAAAAGGTACAGCTACACCCGCTACAACATCCCCTTCCGGCAATGTAAACACGTCATCTGCCAACCTGGGAAATCTTACCTCTTCACAGATTTCATCAGGGTTAAAGGAAGCCCTGAATATCGGGGTTACGGATGGAGTAAAAAAATTAGCTGTTACGGACGGTTTTTTCAAAAATGAAGCGGTAAAAATTTTAATGCCTGAAAAATTAAGAAAAATTGATGCTACCCTGCGTTCCATCGGAATGGGAAGCCTTGCTGACGAAGGGGTAAAATTGCTGAACAGGGCGGCTGAAGATGCTGTAACTGAAGCTGCTCCTATCTTCACCAATGCCATTACTTCGATGACTATTACGGATGCCAAAAATATTTTACTGGGCAGTAATAATGCCGCAACCCATTATTTACAAAGTAAAACACAAAGCCAGTTATTTACAGCTTTTCAGCCAAAGGTAAAAGCTTCCCTGGGAAAAGTAGGTGCTGATACCCTTTGGAAAAACCTGATTTCTAAATACAATACGTTTACCGGACAGTCTGTGACCACAGATCTTAACGAATACGTGACCACAGAAACCATCAACGGAGTTTTCAAAATGGTAGCCGACAAAGAAAGCGGAATCAGAAATACACCTGCTATGAGAACGACAAGTATCCTGCAGAAAGTTTTCGGTGCCCAGGACAGTAAATAA
- a CDS encoding glycoside hydrolase family 20 protein produces the protein MIRIFLALFVLLSNIAFSQNKLNLIPYPQKVETLKGEFTIPATLLLSHDLPKEETEYLRKRVESSLPLRYAQKGEIAHITNSIISPASAKDAEQKKEYYSIEISPKQIHIKSYTRQGYFLALQTLIQLFEDHKTDKKLPAIKIEDQPRFAWRGMHLDVCRHFFTVDEVKQYIDYLAMYKLNTFHWHLTDDQGWRIEIKKYPKLTQIGSKRKESMIGAYVDNTFDGKPYGPYFYTQEQIKDVIKYAQQRHITVVPEIEMPGHALAALSAYPELACTQGPFESATKWGVFDDVFCPKEETFRFLENVLDEVIQLFPSQYIHIGGDECPKTRWKECAHCQDLIKKNNLKDEHGLQSYFIQRIEKYVNTKGRKIIGWDEILEGGLAPNAAVMSWTGVNGGIEAAKAKHFAVMTPGAYCYFDHYQGDPQSEPNAFGGFTPLDKVYSYNPVPSELTADQAKYILGVQANLWTEYILDFKQVQYMIFPRLMALSEVGWGTSDPKNYKEFENRVISQFKVLDKMGVNYAKSIYNISGKVVPSNGGIAYELSTSQNSSGIRYTLNGTTPTINSKAYQSPVSIPNSLTIKSAYFEDGQLKSAVSTQEFIVSKTTGKKITLEQQPSENYSFGGPFTLIDGIIGNTRQLGKTWLGFNGKDVVATIDFGQKTNFSEVYFNTLDNKGSWIHLAKSAKIFVSDDNKNFKLIKEIGKEEIQNAKGKIRLNVGTQNAKYLKVFIENAGVIPAGNPGADSKAWLFVDEIGVN, from the coding sequence ATGATCCGAATCTTTTTAGCACTTTTTGTTTTGCTTTCCAACATCGCTTTTTCTCAAAATAAATTGAATCTGATTCCTTATCCTCAGAAAGTTGAAACTTTAAAAGGTGAGTTTACCATTCCAGCAACCCTTTTATTGAGTCATGATTTGCCGAAAGAAGAAACAGAATATCTCAGAAAACGTGTAGAAAGTTCATTACCCCTTCGGTATGCTCAAAAAGGAGAGATTGCTCATATAACAAATTCTATAATTTCCCCGGCCTCTGCAAAGGATGCTGAACAGAAAAAAGAGTATTATTCAATAGAAATATCCCCAAAGCAGATTCATATAAAATCTTATACCCGTCAAGGATATTTCCTTGCTCTCCAGACTTTGATCCAATTGTTTGAAGATCATAAAACAGATAAAAAACTTCCTGCTATAAAAATCGAAGATCAGCCCAGATTTGCATGGCGCGGAATGCATCTGGATGTTTGCCGCCACTTCTTTACAGTAGATGAGGTGAAGCAGTATATCGATTATCTGGCTATGTACAAACTGAATACTTTTCACTGGCATTTAACGGATGATCAGGGATGGAGAATTGAGATTAAAAAATATCCGAAACTGACCCAGATTGGTTCAAAACGTAAAGAATCCATGATTGGGGCCTATGTAGATAATACTTTTGACGGAAAACCTTACGGACCTTATTTTTATACTCAGGAACAGATCAAAGATGTGATAAAATACGCACAGCAAAGACATATTACCGTTGTTCCGGAAATTGAAATGCCCGGCCATGCTTTGGCTGCATTGTCAGCTTATCCTGAACTGGCCTGTACCCAAGGTCCTTTTGAATCCGCTACGAAATGGGGTGTTTTTGATGATGTGTTCTGTCCGAAAGAAGAAACATTCAGATTCCTGGAAAATGTTCTGGATGAGGTTATTCAATTGTTTCCATCACAGTATATTCACATCGGAGGTGATGAATGCCCGAAAACACGATGGAAAGAATGTGCGCATTGCCAGGATTTGATTAAAAAGAATAATTTAAAGGATGAACATGGCCTGCAAAGCTATTTTATCCAAAGAATTGAAAAATATGTAAACACTAAAGGCCGAAAGATCATCGGTTGGGATGAAATTCTTGAAGGCGGATTAGCACCTAATGCTGCAGTAATGAGCTGGACAGGGGTGAATGGCGGAATTGAAGCGGCAAAAGCAAAACATTTCGCAGTGATGACACCAGGGGCATATTGCTATTTTGACCATTATCAGGGTGATCCCCAATCAGAACCGAATGCTTTCGGAGGATTTACTCCATTGGATAAAGTATATTCCTATAATCCTGTTCCTTCCGAACTCACTGCAGACCAGGCAAAATATATCCTGGGTGTTCAGGCGAATTTGTGGACGGAATATATTCTGGATTTTAAACAGGTACAATACATGATATTTCCAAGATTGATGGCTCTTTCTGAAGTAGGATGGGGAACCTCGGATCCTAAAAATTATAAAGAATTTGAAAACAGGGTCATCAGTCAGTTTAAAGTTTTGGATAAAATGGGAGTGAATTATGCCAAGAGCATTTATAATATTTCCGGAAAGGTAGTTCCTTCTAATGGAGGGATCGCCTATGAATTATCAACCTCGCAGAATTCAAGCGGTATCAGATATACATTGAATGGAACGACACCGACTATTAATTCTAAGGCTTATCAGTCTCCGGTTTCTATTCCTAATTCTTTAACAATTAAGTCTGCTTATTTTGAAGATGGACAGCTGAAAAGCGCTGTTTCGACTCAAGAATTTATAGTTTCTAAAACAACAGGAAAGAAAATTACCCTTGAACAACAGCCAAGTGAAAATTATTCTTTTGGTGGACCATTTACTCTTATAGATGGAATTATCGGGAATACAAGACAGTTGGGAAAAACATGGTTAGGCTTTAATGGAAAAGATGTAGTGGCTACCATAGATTTCGGGCAGAAAACCAATTTCTCAGAAGTCTATTTCAATACTTTAGACAATAAAGGAAGCTGGATTCATCTTGCCAAATCCGCGAAGATTTTTGTTTCCGATGACAATAAAAACTTTAAACTCATCAAAGAAATCGGAAAAGAAGAAATTCAAAATGCTAAAGGAAAAATCAGGCTGAATGTGGGGACACAGAATGCAAAATACCTGAAAGTATTTATTGAGAATGCAGGGGTAATTCCGGCAGGAAACCCGGGAGCTGATTCAAAAGCCTGGTTGTTTGTTGATGAAATTGGCGTAAATTAA
- a CDS encoding isoaspartyl peptidase/L-asparaginase family protein, whose protein sequence is MQSRRNFIKKTAVASLALAVNPLELMANELPENNIVTNKPIVLSTWNFGLKANEEAWTILGKGGKALDAVEKGVRLVELDPKERSVGYGGRPDRDGRVTLDACIMDENYNIGSVACLEHIKNPVSVARAVMEKTPHVMLVGDGALQFALSQGFKKENLLTSESEKEWKEWLKTSQYKPIANIENHDTIGMISLDAQGNLSGACTTSGMAFKMHGRVGDSPIIGAGLFVDNEVGAATATGHGEEVIRTVGTHLVVELMRQGRSPQEACKEAVERIVKINQRRNKNLKDIQVGFIAINKKGEYGAYCIQDGFSFAVYDQKGNRLEKPEFALK, encoded by the coding sequence ATGCAAAGCAGACGAAACTTTATCAAAAAAACAGCCGTAGCTTCTCTGGCGCTTGCGGTAAATCCATTAGAATTAATGGCTAATGAATTGCCTGAAAATAATATTGTCACCAATAAACCCATTGTTCTTTCAACCTGGAATTTCGGATTAAAGGCAAATGAAGAAGCCTGGACGATTCTTGGAAAAGGAGGAAAAGCTTTAGATGCTGTGGAAAAAGGAGTCCGTTTGGTAGAGTTGGATCCAAAGGAAAGGAGTGTAGGATATGGAGGCCGTCCGGATAGAGATGGAAGAGTGACACTGGATGCCTGTATTATGGATGAAAACTATAATATTGGTTCAGTGGCATGTCTGGAACATATTAAAAATCCTGTCTCTGTAGCCAGAGCTGTAATGGAAAAAACACCTCATGTGATGCTTGTAGGAGATGGAGCGCTACAATTTGCTTTATCACAAGGTTTTAAAAAAGAAAATCTTCTTACTTCTGAATCAGAAAAAGAATGGAAAGAATGGCTGAAAACAAGCCAATATAAGCCAATCGCCAATATTGAAAATCATGACACCATAGGAATGATTTCCTTAGATGCGCAGGGAAACCTTTCCGGAGCCTGTACAACCAGTGGAATGGCTTTCAAAATGCATGGAAGGGTAGGTGACTCTCCAATTATTGGTGCCGGCTTATTCGTAGATAACGAAGTAGGAGCGGCTACCGCAACCGGACATGGTGAAGAAGTCATCAGAACAGTAGGTACTCACCTTGTGGTAGAGTTGATGAGACAGGGCAGAAGTCCACAGGAGGCGTGTAAAGAAGCGGTAGAGAGAATTGTAAAAATCAATCAGAGAAGAAATAAAAACCTTAAAGATATTCAGGTGGGCTTTATTGCGATCAATAAAAAAGGAGAATATGGCGCTTATTGTATTCAGGACGGATTCAGCTTTGCCGTTTATGATCAGAAAGGAAACCGTCTGGAAAAACCGGAATTTGCCCTGAAGTAA
- a CDS encoding copper homeostasis protein CutC, giving the protein MSKIEIACFNPESAMIAFENGADRIELCDGLSEGGTTPDFEITRQLREKMNIPVFVMIRPRGGDFTYSDAEFEQMKNDLIRLKSLNVDGFVLGILNESDEVNIEQNKTLVELAAPLPCTFHRAFDRAKGLEESLEKVIDCGFKTILTSGQKMNVSEGKENLKKLVELSNGRIEILVGGGLRSSNLEEIRTLTKAGYFHSSAITDGGAFANPDEVVALKSK; this is encoded by the coding sequence ATGTCAAAAATAGAAATAGCATGTTTTAATCCGGAATCAGCAATGATTGCTTTTGAAAACGGAGCAGACAGAATCGAATTATGTGACGGACTGAGCGAAGGAGGAACAACTCCTGATTTTGAAATAACCCGGCAGCTCAGAGAAAAAATGAATATTCCGGTTTTTGTGATGATCCGTCCGAGAGGAGGAGATTTTACGTATTCAGATGCAGAATTTGAACAGATGAAAAATGATTTGATTCGTTTGAAATCTTTAAACGTTGACGGTTTTGTATTGGGCATCCTGAATGAAAGTGATGAAGTGAATATAGAGCAAAACAAAACGTTAGTGGAGTTGGCTGCACCACTTCCCTGTACTTTTCATCGTGCTTTTGACAGAGCTAAAGGCTTGGAAGAATCTTTGGAGAAAGTAATTGATTGTGGATTCAAAACAATTCTTACTTCAGGCCAGAAAATGAACGTATCAGAAGGGAAAGAGAATCTTAAAAAATTAGTTGAGCTTTCCAATGGAAGAATAGAAATTCTTGTAGGAGGCGGACTTCGTTCTTCAAACCTTGAAGAAATAAGAACATTAACAAAAGCAGGTTATTTCCATTCTTCTGCCATCACTGATGGAGGAGCGTTTGCCAATCCGGATGAGGTCGTGGCTTTGAAGAGTAAATAA
- a CDS encoding GxxExxY protein codes for MTENELSYKIIGAAIEVHKNLGIGLLEHAYETALAYELKMLGLNVKQQVSLPLKYKGVTIENAYKIDLIIEDKVIIEVKSVLELHSVFYSQVLTYLKQTDIKLGLLINFNSELIKYGIHRIVNKLIHE; via the coding sequence ATGACAGAAAACGAATTATCCTACAAAATAATAGGTGCCGCTATAGAAGTTCATAAAAACCTGGGAATTGGTCTATTGGAACATGCATATGAAACTGCTTTGGCTTATGAATTAAAGATGTTGGGGCTTAATGTAAAACAGCAAGTATCTTTGCCTTTAAAGTACAAAGGCGTAACGATAGAAAATGCATATAAAATTGATTTGATCATAGAAGATAAAGTGATTATAGAAGTGAAATCTGTATTGGAACTACATTCTGTTTTTTATTCACAGGTATTGACTTATCTTAAACAAACTGATATTAAGTTAGGACTTCTCATCAATTTTAACAGCGAACTTATTAAATACGGAATCCATAGAATTGTAAACAAACTTATTCATGAATAA
- a CDS encoding beta-mannosidase → MNKTILFAFLFVQNITFAQSSERSLSSESWQFKHSKENKWLSAKVPGTVHLDLMNNNIIQDPFKDENEKKAQWIENEDWDYQVSFSISSKELKNDHVNLVFNGLDTFSEIYLNGKLLRKTDNMFRKWEVPVKQYLRPGDDLLQIKFKSAVNTGKELAKKVPFTMPESPRSFVRKAQYQFGWDWGPRLVTAGIWKDVKLEFWNRAKFENIKIEQKSISDKNADLNIHTSILADKEGKYTVVINNKSNTVQLKKGHNKISIPFAIQNPKLWQPNGWGEAHLYDMRFSLKKDSQTLSDEAMKIGLRTVELVQEKDEKGKSFYFKVNGNPLYIKGTNWIPADSFSPRITREKYHKLIKDSKEANMNMIRIWGGGIYEDDEFYKACDENGILVWQDFMFAGSFYPADEAFLNNVKEEVKYQVNRLQNHPSIALWCGNNEIDEAIVNWGYQKQFKYSKNDSIQVWKDYKKLFHDVIPKTLEENLTADKNIYWPSSPSIGWGHKESLTEGDSHYWGVWWGEQPFEIYNEKVGRFMSEYGFQGMPTLEATQSMFSGIPDLNLQNPTIKAHEKHGRGWEIINEYMKRDYQIPADFVKYNYVSQLLQARGMQIAIEAHRRSRPYNMGTLYWQLNDCWPVVSWSSIDYLGNWKAFHYQAKRSFEPVLLSVSETAENYDIYCINDLLTDVEVNSKVELVDFEGRVLWSVVATESLLANSGKKYLEIKKETFSKFDLSKAVLKVTVGNGSLQSEKLFFFSKPKDLKLSKPSIRIKKISQTEIEISTDVLAKDVYLMGDTHFSDNFFDLLPNTSKKISLSKPLEKVEVMSLWDTLKN, encoded by the coding sequence ATGAATAAAACTATCCTTTTTGCTTTCCTTTTCGTTCAGAATATCACTTTTGCGCAGTCTTCAGAAAGAAGCTTATCTTCAGAAAGCTGGCAATTTAAACATTCAAAAGAAAATAAATGGCTTTCCGCGAAAGTCCCGGGAACGGTTCACCTGGATCTGATGAATAATAATATTATCCAGGATCCTTTCAAAGATGAAAATGAAAAAAAGGCGCAATGGATAGAAAATGAAGATTGGGACTATCAGGTCAGTTTCAGCATATCCTCAAAAGAATTAAAGAATGATCATGTAAATCTGGTCTTTAACGGATTGGATACATTTTCGGAAATCTACCTGAACGGAAAATTGCTGAGAAAAACAGATAATATGTTCAGGAAATGGGAAGTTCCTGTAAAACAATATCTTAGACCAGGAGATGATCTGTTGCAGATTAAATTTAAATCAGCAGTCAATACAGGAAAGGAACTTGCTAAAAAAGTGCCGTTTACGATGCCTGAATCACCAAGAAGTTTTGTGAGAAAAGCCCAGTATCAGTTCGGATGGGATTGGGGCCCAAGGTTGGTGACCGCCGGAATCTGGAAAGATGTAAAACTTGAGTTTTGGAACAGGGCAAAATTTGAAAATATAAAAATTGAACAAAAAAGTATATCTGATAAAAATGCCGATTTAAATATCCATACTTCAATATTAGCAGATAAAGAAGGGAAATATACGGTGGTTATCAATAATAAATCCAATACCGTTCAGCTAAAAAAAGGACACAATAAGATCAGTATTCCTTTTGCGATTCAAAATCCTAAGCTTTGGCAGCCTAATGGGTGGGGCGAAGCGCATTTATATGATATGAGATTTTCATTGAAAAAAGACTCGCAGACCCTGTCTGATGAAGCAATGAAAATAGGTTTAAGAACCGTTGAACTGGTTCAGGAGAAGGATGAAAAAGGAAAGTCCTTTTATTTTAAAGTGAATGGAAATCCACTGTATATCAAAGGAACCAACTGGATTCCGGCAGATAGCTTTTCACCAAGAATAACCAGAGAGAAATACCATAAACTCATTAAAGATTCCAAAGAAGCGAATATGAATATGATTCGTATCTGGGGAGGCGGAATTTATGAAGATGATGAATTTTATAAGGCTTGTGATGAAAATGGAATTCTGGTATGGCAGGATTTTATGTTTGCAGGAAGCTTTTATCCGGCAGATGAAGCATTTTTGAATAATGTGAAAGAAGAAGTAAAATACCAGGTCAACAGGCTTCAGAATCATCCGTCAATTGCTTTATGGTGTGGAAATAACGAGATTGATGAAGCGATTGTCAACTGGGGGTACCAGAAACAGTTTAAATATTCAAAAAATGATTCCATACAGGTTTGGAAAGATTATAAAAAGCTGTTTCATGATGTGATTCCTAAAACATTGGAGGAAAACCTTACCGCAGATAAAAATATCTATTGGCCAAGCTCACCTTCAATCGGATGGGGACATAAAGAAAGTCTTACAGAAGGAGATTCGCATTATTGGGGAGTTTGGTGGGGCGAACAGCCTTTTGAAATTTATAACGAAAAAGTAGGTCGTTTTATGTCCGAATATGGCTTTCAGGGAATGCCTACTTTAGAAGCGACACAATCAATGTTTTCCGGAATTCCGGATTTAAACCTACAAAATCCAACAATTAAAGCCCATGAAAAACATGGAAGAGGCTGGGAAATCATCAACGAATATATGAAAAGGGATTACCAGATTCCAGCCGATTTCGTGAAATATAATTATGTTTCCCAATTGTTACAGGCAAGAGGAATGCAGATTGCTATAGAAGCACATCGTCGATCGAGACCTTATAATATGGGAACCTTATATTGGCAGCTTAATGATTGTTGGCCGGTGGTTTCGTGGTCATCCATTGATTATCTGGGGAACTGGAAAGCGTTCCATTATCAGGCAAAAAGAAGTTTTGAACCTGTGTTGTTGTCTGTTTCAGAAACTGCTGAAAATTATGATATTTATTGTATCAATGATTTGCTTACTGATGTAGAAGTTAATTCAAAGGTAGAATTGGTAGATTTTGAAGGTAGAGTTCTTTGGTCAGTTGTAGCAACAGAAAGCTTATTAGCTAATTCCGGTAAGAAATACCTGGAAATTAAAAAAGAAACCTTTTCAAAATTTGACTTATCAAAAGCTGTTTTAAAAGTTACTGTTGGAAATGGCTCATTACAATCGGAGAAATTATTTTTCTTTTCAAAACCAAAAGATTTAAAACTTTCCAAACCCAGCATTAGAATAAAGAAAATATCTCAGACAGAAATTGAAATATCTACCGATGTCTTAGCAAAAGATGTCTATTTGATGGGAGATACTCATTTCAGTGATAACTTTTTTGATCTCCTGCCTAATACTTCAAAGAAGATTAGCCTTTCAAAACCTTTGGAAAAGGTTGAGGTAATGAGTCTTTGGGATACATTAAAGAATTGA